CACTGCGTGGGAGTGGCAGATTACTTCTGCGTCAGAATCCAGGCCACCAGCTTCTTGGCATCGGCTTCATTCACCTGGGGGTTGGCGGGCATGGGCACGGGGCCCCAGACGCCGGAGCCGCCCTTGATGACCTTGGCAGCGAGCTTGTCGGTGGCATCCTTTTGGCCGGCATACTTGGCAGCCACTTCCTTGAAGGCGGGACCGACCAGCTTCT
This DNA window, taken from Comamonas testosteroni TK102, encodes the following:
- a CDS encoding c-type cytochrome, with the translated sequence MMKQFVIAFALSAAVVAPAMADQALAQSKNCMACHAVDKKLVGPAFKEVAAKYAGQKDATDKLAAKVIKGGSGVWGPVPMPANPQVNEADAKKLVAWILTQK